From Roseburia hominis, the proteins below share one genomic window:
- a CDS encoding ATP-binding protein, which produces MVTESQMLSQIEVANQFIDKNYLESLKEYTVYPLADRFKKHNLTRLYHINKIIYDKDEDINEKLVSVFHSVMPFCKNILLILKGNVESADLYLGIRSSQISNAATASEVLHDSFLGNFPGSRISAVKSSELSGLFCDEEATPTTKNIAYVNILPSERTSKQGDYIQGLEKFIDTMRGSEYICEIIASPIQDREMEIRLNGFEELYSALFPFSKKTSSHGHNEGSTLTEGITESISDSISKGISKATGRSDGHTHGKNSGFNMGMHMLLNFGVSNGTNEGWSTGTNEASTKSDTNTRTDSSARQKSTSKTSGTTDNLTIEFRDKSIENLLEKIDRHIKRLKLGSSYGVWEVASYFISKKKKTAAIAASTYRSLLLGEETGIEKPNFTLFDCMDNETAIIQESLCYCEHPEFLIPFYDASTGENHVRNLSPSSYINGKELALLMNLPRKSVNGIMVTEMAEFGRNVFANSLHKQREIEVGHIFHMGQKEAAPVSLNIDSLTSHCFVTGSTGSGKSNTIYKLIEEINKEPYNVPFLVIEPAKGEYRNEFRKIKNINLFSTNPQIDQMLKLNPFSFCKGIHILEHLDRIVEIFNGCWEMYAAMPAILKEAIEEAYVNKGWDLLNSVFIGEAEPVFPTFIDVLQELPRIINSSEYSADTKGDYIGALVTRVNSMTNGIYGQIFCDEFEVDNKTLFDKSTIVDLSRIGSSETKSLIMGVLVLKLTEYRLANADRGNSILKHLTILEEAHNILKNSKNVQNTAGNNVVTKSVEMIVNSIAEMRTYGEGFVIVDQSPTSVDIAAIKNTNTKIIMRLPEEEDCRIAGHSVSLSEAQIDELAKLETGVAVVMQNNWAEPVLSKINEAKHPYEGYEQPITFGKLKEFRSMILCELINQFEITEEQDISKVICKVEEFDIPPSKKTEMVRMLVQFNRIMAKGYDSILFGRTMLRLIGCNDAFRKAEKYLEYQTDSEGNLIERYTKKSLSEWNSYIDSALLQYVSIGEEYREIVRQYILHSKKFEQHAISYSILYRQIYTQIK; this is translated from the coding sequence ATGGTAACAGAGTCTCAAATGCTCTCGCAAATTGAAGTGGCAAACCAATTTATTGATAAAAACTATTTGGAAAGTCTTAAGGAATATACAGTATATCCTTTGGCTGACCGATTCAAAAAACATAACTTAACAAGATTATACCACATTAATAAAATTATATACGACAAAGATGAAGACATTAATGAAAAATTGGTTAGTGTGTTTCATTCAGTAATGCCTTTTTGCAAAAATATTCTCTTGATATTAAAGGGCAATGTGGAGTCCGCAGATTTGTATTTGGGTATTCGTTCTTCACAAATCAGTAATGCTGCAACAGCAAGTGAGGTATTGCATGATTCTTTCCTTGGAAATTTTCCGGGAAGCAGAATTAGTGCTGTAAAATCATCTGAATTATCCGGATTGTTTTGTGATGAAGAAGCAACGCCTACTACAAAGAATATAGCTTATGTTAATATTCTTCCTTCCGAAAGAACATCAAAACAAGGTGATTATATTCAGGGGTTAGAAAAATTTATTGATACGATGCGGGGGAGTGAATATATTTGCGAAATAATAGCTTCTCCTATTCAGGACAGGGAAATGGAAATTCGATTGAATGGATTTGAAGAATTGTATTCAGCTTTGTTTCCTTTTTCTAAAAAAACCAGTTCTCATGGACATAATGAAGGCAGCACTTTAACAGAAGGTATTACGGAAAGCATTTCCGATTCGATTTCTAAGGGTATTTCAAAGGCAACAGGGCGTTCAGATGGCCATACGCATGGGAAAAATTCAGGTTTTAATATGGGCATGCACATGCTGTTGAATTTTGGCGTATCAAACGGAACCAATGAAGGCTGGTCAACCGGAACAAACGAAGCAAGTACAAAGAGTGATACAAATACACGAACAGATTCTTCTGCCAGACAGAAATCAACGTCTAAAACCAGTGGGACGACAGATAATTTAACCATTGAATTTAGGGATAAGAGCATAGAAAATCTTCTGGAAAAGATTGACAGACACATAAAAAGGTTAAAGTTGGGAAGCTCTTATGGCGTTTGGGAAGTAGCATCTTATTTTATTTCAAAAAAGAAAAAAACGGCCGCTATTGCGGCAAGTACATATCGGTCGTTGCTGTTGGGTGAAGAAACGGGGATTGAAAAGCCCAATTTTACTTTGTTCGATTGTATGGATAATGAAACCGCTATTATACAAGAGTCATTATGTTACTGTGAACATCCAGAGTTCTTAATACCTTTTTATGATGCTTCAACCGGTGAAAATCATGTCCGGAATTTATCACCTTCCAGCTATATCAATGGAAAAGAATTAGCATTACTTATGAACTTGCCAAGAAAATCAGTTAACGGAATTATGGTGACAGAAATGGCTGAATTTGGAAGAAATGTGTTTGCCAATTCCCTACATAAACAGCGGGAAATAGAAGTGGGACATATTTTCCATATGGGTCAAAAAGAAGCTGCTCCTGTTTCATTAAATATCGACAGTTTAACATCTCATTGCTTTGTTACAGGATCAACTGGTAGTGGTAAATCTAATACAATTTACAAATTGATTGAAGAGATAAACAAAGAGCCGTATAATGTTCCGTTTTTAGTCATTGAGCCAGCAAAAGGAGAGTATCGGAATGAATTCCGTAAAATTAAAAATATAAATTTATTTAGTACAAACCCACAAATTGATCAGATGCTGAAATTAAATCCATTTTCGTTTTGTAAAGGTATTCATATTTTGGAACATCTGGACCGAATTGTGGAGATATTCAATGGTTGTTGGGAAATGTATGCTGCAATGCCTGCAATTTTAAAAGAAGCTATAGAAGAAGCTTATGTGAATAAAGGTTGGGATTTGCTTAATTCTGTTTTTATCGGAGAAGCTGAACCGGTATTTCCAACATTTATAGATGTTCTTCAGGAACTACCCAGAATAATTAATAGCTCCGAATACTCGGCTGATACAAAAGGTGATTATATTGGTGCACTTGTAACCCGAGTTAATTCTATGACCAATGGTATATACGGTCAGATATTCTGCGATGAATTTGAAGTAGACAATAAAACTTTATTTGATAAAAGTACCATAGTCGATTTGAGCAGAATAGGTTCATCTGAAACAAAATCTTTAATTATGGGTGTTTTAGTTTTGAAACTGACAGAATATCGTTTGGCTAATGCAGATAGAGGTAATTCCATCCTTAAGCATCTGACAATATTAGAAGAGGCTCATAACATATTAAAAAATTCAAAGAATGTACAAAATACTGCAGGAAATAATGTGGTTACAAAATCTGTAGAGATGATTGTGAATAGTATTGCAGAAATGAGAACCTATGGGGAAGGATTTGTTATTGTGGATCAGTCGCCAACTTCAGTTGATATTGCAGCTATTAAAAATACAAATACAAAAATAATCATGAGATTACCGGAAGAAGAAGACTGTAGAATTGCGGGACATTCTGTCTCGTTATCCGAAGCGCAAATTGATGAACTGGCCAAGTTGGAAACAGGTGTGGCAGTTGTTATGCAAAACAACTGGGCGGAGCCGGTACTCTCAAAAATAAATGAAGCAAAGCACCCTTATGAAGGGTATGAGCAGCCTATTACTTTTGGAAAACTCAAAGAGTTTAGGAGTATGATTCTTTGTGAGCTCATTAACCAGTTTGAAATAACAGAAGAGCAAGATATAAGTAAGGTTATTTGTAAGGTTGAGGAGTTTGACATTCCTCCTTCCAAAAAGACAGAAATGGTTAGAATGCTCGTCCAATTTAACAGAATTATGGCGAAGGGATACGACAGTATATTGTTCGGTAGAACTATGCTTCGTTTAATCGGCTGCAATGATGCTTTTAGGAAGGCTGAAAAATACCTCGAATATCAAACAGATTCTGAAGGGAACCTTATCGAGCGTTACACAAAAAAATCTCTTTCGGAATGGAATAGTTATATCGATAGTGCATTATTGCAATATGTCTCTATAGGAGAAGAGTATCGTGAAATAGTGCGGCAATATATATTGCATTCGAAGAAATTTGAACAGCACGCCATCAGTTATAGCATTCTATATCGCCAGATTTATACACAAATTAAATAG
- a CDS encoding TM2 domain-containing protein, protein MSDEFSNSGAAGEVVTQSTMSDKSKAAAALLSFFLGMFGIHRFYLGRAGSGAVMLVCTILGWFTAGIIVGLGLIAFVAIWDLVDFVRILCNSLGDAQGRKLK, encoded by the coding sequence ATGAGTGACGAATTTAGCAACAGTGGGGCTGCCGGTGAGGTAGTAACTCAATCTACAATGTCAGACAAAAGTAAGGCTGCGGCTGCTTTATTAAGTTTCTTCCTTGGCATGTTCGGGATACATAGGTTTTACCTTGGAAGAGCTGGATCTGGAGCAGTGATGCTTGTTTGTACGATACTTGGTTGGTTTACAGCAGGTATTATAGTTGGTTTGGGTCTTATTGCTTTTGTTGCTATTTGGGATTTAGTCGATTTTGTTCGTATTCTTTGCAACAGCTTAGGAGATGCTCAGGGACGCAAGTTGAAATAG
- a CDS encoding site-specific integrase: MSRKGENIYKRKDGRWEGRYIKCHDSTGKASYGYVYARSYRDLKLKLNDIRANTTKYGIYNTNSSYSMLTFKKVSQEWLKYKYVNIKESTYMRYTYLLNNYIYNVIGNYDISLINDKHLENLSRMLLAEGGKGKQGLSPKTVTDILSLVKSILRFSVYRRYSSVYTGNFITIKQNMKEMRVLSRKEQQLLTMNIIHSNNLKDIGILICLYTGIRIGELCALRWEDISISEKVLTIHNTLQRIKSSEIDSDKKTKIILSSPKSKCSHRTIPIPDELIDILIHIQADSRAYVLTGIPDKFVEPRSMQNHFKKTIKKCSINDANFHCLRHSFATRCVEVGFDIKSLSEILGHANVNITMNRYIHPTMELKRQNMNRLSDLLAVK, encoded by the coding sequence ATGTCAAGAAAAGGTGAAAATATTTACAAGAGAAAGGATGGACGATGGGAAGGCAGATATATAAAATGCCATGATTCTACCGGAAAGGCCAGCTATGGTTATGTGTATGCGCGAAGTTACAGGGACTTAAAACTCAAACTAAATGATATTCGTGCTAATACTACAAAATACGGTATATACAATACAAATTCGAGTTATTCCATGTTAACTTTTAAAAAGGTTTCACAAGAATGGCTGAAATACAAATATGTAAATATAAAGGAATCCACATATATGAGATATACTTATTTATTAAACAATTATATATATAACGTAATCGGGAATTATGATATTTCATTAATAAATGATAAGCACTTAGAAAATTTGAGTCGTATGTTGCTTGCAGAGGGAGGAAAGGGTAAACAAGGATTATCCCCTAAAACAGTAACAGATATTCTTAGTTTAGTAAAAAGTATTTTGCGATTTTCCGTATATCGGAGGTATTCTTCCGTATATACCGGAAACTTTATTACAATTAAACAGAATATGAAAGAAATGCGGGTCCTCTCCAGAAAGGAACAGCAGCTTTTGACGATGAATATAATCCACTCTAATAATTTGAAGGATATCGGTATTTTGATATGTCTGTATACAGGAATTAGGATTGGCGAATTATGTGCTTTGAGATGGGAGGACATTTCTATCTCAGAAAAAGTTCTTACTATCCATAATACACTGCAAAGAATCAAGTCATCTGAAATTGATAGCGATAAAAAAACAAAGATAATACTATCTTCCCCAAAAAGTAAATGTTCACATAGAACGATACCGATTCCAGACGAGTTGATTGATATACTAATCCATATACAGGCGGATTCCAGAGCTTATGTGTTAACTGGTATACCTGACAAATTTGTTGAACCAAGGTCTATGCAAAATCATTTTAAGAAAACCATTAAAAAATGCTCTATCAATGACGCGAATTTCCATTGTTTGCGCCATAGTTTTGCAACCCGTTGTGTAGAGGTTGGATTTGATATTAAAAGCCTGAGCGAAATATTAGGACATGCAAATGTAAATATCACTATGAATCGCTATATTCATCCGACCATGGAACTAAAAAGGCAAAATATGAATCGTCTTTCGGATTTATTAGCCGTCAAATAA
- a CDS encoding helix-turn-helix transcriptional regulator — MEYSDLYVLRIKTLCNQRGMSINKLATMSGVKQSTLDNIVRGLTHNPKAKTLHKIAIAFNMTLAEFLDYPELNEYCFEDDNDE, encoded by the coding sequence ATGGAGTACTCAGATTTATACGTATTGCGAATAAAAACTCTTTGCAACCAACGAGGTATGAGCATTAATAAATTAGCTACGATGAGCGGAGTAAAACAATCTACTCTCGACAATATTGTTAGAGGGTTAACTCATAATCCAAAAGCCAAAACTCTTCACAAAATTGCTATAGCATTTAACATGACCTTAGCGGAATTTCTTGATTATCCTGAATTAAACGAGTATTGTTTTGAAGATGATAACGATGAATAA
- a CDS encoding ArgE/DapE family deacylase, with translation MTRQEIWDMIDEHKEELLKLCSDMIQIPSINPPGNVDAIVRYIRNYLENAGISYEIVGAREDRPNILARYGTAGGKTVVFNGHCDVVPAGDEKKWAFPPFSGEVRDGVMLGRGTSDMKCGLGASMFAVAMLAKAGVTLNGDVLLTVVPDEETGGEYGTKWLCENGYVKGDWGIVAEPTGMDNIEVGQKGTMGMNLYATGTTAHGSLSPYVGENAIDKLVRILPQMYRLREIHGTYEGEIAEVMEVSRQKCKRVQKKEGVETIMDHVTVNIGTIQGGVKRNVVADTAMAELDVRVPIGVDHEEIIRKVDEIIKESGIEGVYATYDNPRGGNYVSVKDPIVQVTGDCIRELLGIDLITAYQWASSDTRYFREAGIATIQYGPSNTEGIHNYNETVNTADIITACKVYAALILELVG, from the coding sequence ATGACGAGACAGGAAATATGGGATATGATTGATGAGCATAAAGAGGAATTGCTGAAATTGTGCAGCGATATGATACAGATTCCTTCTATCAATCCACCGGGCAATGTGGATGCAATCGTGCGGTATATCAGAAATTATTTGGAAAATGCAGGAATCTCCTATGAGATTGTGGGAGCACGGGAAGATCGACCGAATATTCTGGCGCGCTACGGTACGGCGGGAGGAAAGACGGTGGTGTTTAACGGACATTGTGACGTAGTTCCGGCAGGAGATGAGAAAAAATGGGCGTTCCCACCATTTTCCGGAGAAGTCAGGGATGGCGTGATGCTTGGGCGTGGAACCTCCGATATGAAGTGTGGTCTGGGAGCTTCTATGTTTGCTGTGGCAATGCTGGCAAAAGCCGGAGTTACGTTAAATGGCGACGTTCTCCTTACGGTGGTCCCGGATGAGGAGACCGGCGGGGAATATGGAACGAAATGGCTGTGTGAAAACGGATACGTGAAGGGCGATTGGGGAATCGTTGCGGAGCCTACGGGAATGGATAATATAGAGGTAGGACAGAAGGGAACCATGGGCATGAATCTGTATGCCACAGGTACGACTGCTCACGGAAGCCTCAGCCCTTACGTGGGGGAAAATGCCATTGACAAGCTGGTACGCATTCTCCCGCAGATGTATCGTCTTCGGGAAATCCACGGAACCTATGAGGGCGAGATCGCAGAGGTGATGGAGGTATCCCGCCAAAAATGCAAGAGGGTACAGAAAAAAGAAGGGGTAGAGACCATCATGGATCACGTGACGGTGAATATCGGCACGATTCAGGGCGGCGTAAAGCGAAATGTGGTTGCCGATACGGCTATGGCAGAATTGGATGTACGTGTTCCTATTGGAGTAGACCATGAGGAGATTATACGTAAGGTCGACGAGATTATAAAAGAATCCGGAATAGAAGGGGTATATGCCACCTACGATAATCCCAGGGGCGGCAATTATGTATCTGTGAAGGACCCGATTGTGCAAGTGACCGGAGATTGTATCAGGGAATTGCTGGGAATCGATCTGATCACGGCTTATCAGTGGGCGAGCAGCGACACCAGATATTTCCGGGAGGCCGGGATTGCCACGATTCAGTACGGACCATCCAATACGGAAGGAATCCATAATTATAATGAGACTGTAAATACGGCGGATATTATTACAGCATGCAAGGTGTATGCGGCGCTTATACTGGAACTGGTTGGATAA
- a CDS encoding oligopeptide/dipeptide ABC transporter ATP-binding protein has translation MNDKDVILKVDHLNKTFKVKSSQLFGKPAYLKAVNDVSFEVHRGETIGIIGESGCGKSTLGKSILRLIEPTSGDVVYNGKSLMGLERKEMNALRQEINMVFQDPYSSLDPRMTTGDLIEEPMIIHNIGTPEERKKRVQELLKLVGLDYYHAIRYPHEFSGGQRQRINIARALAMNVKLLVCDEPVSALDVSVQAQVLNLLKELKDTLGLTYIFISHDLSVVKYISDRIIIMYLGKIMEMGEAEEIYKNPAHPYTRALFSAIPPVSPFETKEEVELSGEIPSPLNMPPGCPFGNRCPYCTEECRAASMELQDIGEGHKVACVRYLKGEIQ, from the coding sequence ATGAATGATAAAGATGTTATCTTAAAGGTAGATCACCTGAACAAAACATTCAAGGTGAAAAGTTCGCAGCTCTTCGGGAAACCGGCGTATCTGAAGGCTGTAAATGATGTGTCTTTCGAGGTTCATAGAGGGGAGACTATCGGAATTATCGGCGAGTCAGGCTGCGGAAAATCCACGTTGGGAAAGAGCATTCTGCGGCTTATCGAGCCCACTTCGGGAGATGTAGTATATAACGGCAAATCTCTGATGGGCCTGGAAAGAAAGGAAATGAACGCGCTCAGACAGGAAATCAACATGGTCTTCCAGGACCCGTATTCTTCTCTCGACCCGCGAATGACCACGGGAGATCTGATCGAGGAGCCGATGATCATTCATAATATCGGAACTCCGGAGGAGAGGAAGAAACGTGTGCAGGAGCTTCTGAAGCTGGTAGGGCTTGATTACTATCATGCAATCCGTTATCCTCATGAGTTTTCCGGCGGACAGCGTCAGCGTATCAATATTGCCAGAGCGCTGGCTATGAACGTAAAACTTCTGGTATGCGACGAACCGGTATCCGCGCTTGACGTTTCCGTGCAGGCTCAGGTGCTGAATCTTCTGAAGGAACTGAAGGATACACTGGGACTTACTTACATTTTTATTTCACATGATTTGAGCGTTGTAAAATATATCAGCGACAGAATTATTATCATGTATCTTGGAAAGATTATGGAGATGGGAGAGGCGGAGGAGATTTATAAAAATCCGGCCCATCCTTATACCAGGGCTTTGTTCTCGGCAATTCCGCCGGTCAGCCCCTTTGAGACCAAGGAAGAAGTAGAACTTTCGGGAGAGATTCCAAGCCCCTTAAATATGCCTCCGGGCTGCCCGTTTGGGAATCGCTGTCCGTATTGTACGGAAGAGTGCCGGGCGGCGTCCATGGAACTTCAGGATATCGGGGAGGGGCACAAGGTGGCCTGCGTGCGGTATTTGAAGGGAGAAATTCAGTAG
- a CDS encoding ABC transporter ATP-binding protein — MNDLLLQVEDLKTYFNTASGVAKAVDGVTFSLEYGETLGIVGESGSGKSVTSSSIMRLLPKNGNIVGGKILFEGKDIARLKQKDMLKIRGNDISMIFQDPMTALDPVFTIGSQIMEVINAHQKLSKEEAKKYAIKALKMVGIPEPEKRLKSYPHEFSGGMRQRVIIAMAIACNPKLIIADEPTTALDVTVQAQVLGLMKDLQKETNASIILVTHNLGVVWKMCDSVMVMYAGKTVEYADVKTLYSDARHPYTWGLLKSMPKVTDDPNVPLASIPGTPPDLKLTGGSCNFHNRCKYCQEICRNQCPEMKEVEPGHFVACHFTKEELEQMGGNDDE; from the coding sequence ATGAACGATTTATTATTACAGGTGGAAGATCTGAAGACCTATTTTAATACCGCAAGCGGAGTGGCAAAAGCGGTGGATGGTGTTACCTTTTCGCTAGAGTACGGCGAGACACTGGGAATTGTAGGAGAGTCCGGTTCCGGTAAGAGTGTGACTTCTTCCTCTATCATGCGTCTGCTTCCGAAAAACGGCAACATTGTCGGAGGAAAAATCTTATTTGAGGGCAAGGATATTGCCAGGTTAAAACAGAAGGATATGCTGAAAATCCGCGGAAATGATATTTCCATGATTTTTCAGGATCCCATGACTGCACTGGACCCGGTATTTACGATCGGTTCCCAGATCATGGAGGTTATTAATGCACATCAGAAGCTTTCCAAAGAGGAAGCGAAGAAATATGCAATAAAAGCACTGAAAATGGTAGGAATCCCCGAGCCGGAAAAACGGCTGAAATCCTACCCGCACGAATTTTCGGGAGGTATGCGCCAGAGGGTCATCATCGCCATGGCCATTGCCTGCAATCCGAAGCTGATCATAGCAGACGAGCCGACCACCGCGCTTGACGTGACGGTACAGGCCCAGGTGCTTGGACTGATGAAGGATCTGCAAAAAGAGACGAACGCGTCCATCATTCTGGTAACGCATAACCTGGGAGTCGTATGGAAAATGTGTGATTCCGTCATGGTCATGTATGCCGGAAAGACTGTGGAATATGCAGATGTAAAGACGCTTTATTCTGACGCGAGGCACCCGTATACGTGGGGACTTCTAAAATCCATGCCGAAGGTAACGGATGATCCGAACGTGCCGCTGGCATCCATACCAGGTACGCCGCCGGATCTGAAACTGACGGGAGGAAGCTGCAACTTCCATAATCGCTGCAAATACTGTCAGGAGATTTGCAGGAATCAGTGTCCTGAAATGAAAGAAGTGGAGCCGGGGCATTTTGTAGCCTGTCATTTCACGAAAGAAGAACTGGAACAGATGGGAGGTAACGACGATGAATGA
- a CDS encoding ABC transporter permease, with product MSAKGLSEASQQEMLLKERKANSAWRKLRRNKSAMIGLAMVLFVTLLSIFGPFFVKADPAAMDFLHVNAKPGTPGFILGADSIGRDMLSRLIYGGRVSLLVAVGGMLVGAVVGILIGLVSGYAGGKVDAVLMRIMDGMSAFPFVLLALMLMTALGAGMKNVILSIGIASVPGYARMTRGQVLVVKNEEYIKAVKALGATNGRIIFRHLLPNVVSSLIVYATLNVAGAILTEASLSFLGMGITPPQVSWGSILKEGQECMRTASHIATFSGIAILITVLGFNLLGDGIRDVLDPKMKK from the coding sequence ATGTCAGCAAAGGGATTAAGTGAAGCCAGTCAGCAGGAAATGCTGTTAAAAGAAAGAAAAGCGAACAGTGCATGGCGTAAATTAAGACGGAATAAATCCGCCATGATTGGCCTTGCCATGGTGCTATTTGTAACCCTGCTCTCTATATTCGGGCCTTTCTTCGTTAAAGCGGACCCGGCGGCTATGGATTTCCTGCATGTGAATGCGAAACCGGGAACTCCGGGATTTATTCTCGGGGCGGACAGTATAGGCCGTGACATGCTGTCGCGTCTGATCTACGGAGGCCGCGTATCCCTCTTGGTAGCAGTGGGCGGTATGCTGGTAGGAGCCGTGGTCGGAATCCTGATCGGTCTGGTATCCGGCTATGCGGGGGGAAAGGTGGACGCCGTTCTTATGCGTATTATGGACGGTATGTCGGCGTTCCCGTTTGTTCTGCTGGCTCTGATGCTCATGACGGCTTTGGGCGCAGGTATGAAGAATGTAATCCTTTCTATCGGTATTGCCAGTGTGCCGGGATATGCCCGAATGACCAGAGGCCAGGTCCTTGTAGTAAAGAATGAGGAATATATCAAAGCTGTGAAGGCACTTGGGGCGACAAATGGAAGAATCATATTCCGCCATCTTCTGCCCAATGTTGTCTCTTCTCTTATTGTTTATGCGACACTGAATGTAGCCGGTGCGATTCTGACAGAAGCCTCCCTTAGCTTCCTGGGGATGGGAATTACCCCGCCACAGGTTTCCTGGGGTTCTATTCTGAAAGAAGGTCAGGAATGTATGAGAACAGCCAGCCACATCGCTACATTCTCCGGAATTGCCATCCTGATCACCGTTTTGGGATTCAACCTTCTCGGTGACGGTATCCGTGATGTCCTGGATCCGAAAATGAAGAAGTAG
- a CDS encoding ABC transporter permease, protein MLKMILKRIFQLIPVLLITMSITFVITRVLPGNPAVSILGPQASAEDIEKMEEEMGLHDPLPVQYVHYIGGLLTGDLGTSYRYHRPVAGLILEKLPNTLQLAMTSLVIALLIGVPVGILSAVKQYSIFDYVAMITALVGVSMPTFWLGLMLVLVFSVNLGWFPTMGMATLADGFGAVVSHLFLPALCLSFGSMANFARISRSSMLEVVNQDYMKAVRAKGIRESVVIMKHGFKNALPPIVTVLGMRIASLMTGAIMIETIFSWPGIGRLIVEAINNNDFELIQGAVLFMAVLYVGVNLIVDIAYLYINPKVSYESERRAG, encoded by the coding sequence ATGTTAAAGATGATTTTAAAGCGTATCTTTCAGTTGATTCCAGTACTGTTGATTACTATGAGTATTACCTTCGTGATCACCCGTGTTCTGCCGGGTAACCCTGCGGTATCTATCCTGGGACCGCAGGCCAGCGCGGAGGACATTGAGAAGATGGAAGAGGAGATGGGGCTTCATGATCCGCTTCCGGTGCAGTATGTTCATTATATTGGAGGACTCCTGACGGGGGATCTGGGGACCTCTTACCGGTATCATCGCCCGGTTGCGGGGCTGATACTGGAAAAACTGCCCAACACATTGCAGCTTGCGATGACCAGTCTTGTGATTGCCCTCCTTATCGGAGTACCAGTGGGAATCCTATCGGCGGTCAAACAGTATTCCATTTTTGATTACGTCGCTATGATCACTGCGCTGGTCGGGGTGTCCATGCCGACCTTCTGGCTTGGACTTATGCTGGTTCTGGTGTTCAGTGTAAATCTGGGCTGGTTCCCGACAATGGGAATGGCGACCCTGGCAGACGGATTTGGAGCGGTGGTATCACATTTGTTCCTTCCGGCGCTCTGCCTGTCGTTTGGAAGTATGGCAAATTTTGCCAGAATCAGCCGATCCAGTATGCTGGAAGTTGTGAATCAGGATTATATGAAAGCGGTACGGGCAAAAGGTATTCGCGAGAGTGTAGTGATTATGAAACACGGATTTAAAAATGCGCTTCCGCCGATCGTTACAGTTCTTGGCATGCGTATTGCATCTCTGATGACCGGCGCGATTATGATCGAGACGATCTTCTCGTGGCCCGGAATAGGAAGGCTGATCGTAGAAGCAATCAATAATAATGATTTTGAGCTGATACAGGGCGCTGTATTATTTATGGCAGTTCTGTATGTAGGCGTTAACCTGATTGTAGATATTGCATATCTATACATCAATCCGAAAGTAAGTTACGAATCAGAGAGGAGGGCGGGCTAA